One Fontisphaera persica DNA window includes the following coding sequences:
- a CDS encoding DNA cytosine methyltransferase yields MNSAGNGTPVKVGSLFAAIGGFCRAFIEAGATVVWANEKDKLQAETFRLNYPNVRCLNKPIEELTVLGDCLEEVDVLTAGFPCQPFSIAGERRGLKDERGLLFFQIIRIIKEFGRRKPKVLLLENVKHFKSHDQGRTYKRVQTEIQKAGYWFGDSNAKL; encoded by the coding sequence ATGAATTCTGCAGGCAACGGAACCCCAGTCAAAGTCGGCTCGCTGTTCGCTGCAATTGGCGGATTTTGCAGGGCTTTCATAGAAGCAGGCGCAACCGTTGTTTGGGCAAATGAAAAGGACAAATTGCAGGCTGAAACATTCCGCCTGAACTACCCCAACGTCCGATGTCTCAACAAACCTATAGAAGAATTAACGGTCCTTGGCGATTGCCTTGAGGAAGTTGACGTATTAACGGCTGGATTTCCATGCCAACCTTTTTCAATAGCAGGGGAAAGGCGAGGTTTGAAGGATGAAAGAGGGCTGCTGTTTTTCCAAATAATACGAATTATAAAGGAGTTTGGCCGCAGAAAGCCCAAGGTGCTGCTGCTGGAGAATGTCAAACATTTCAAATCACATGACCAAGGCCGGACTTACAAGCGGGTTCAGACAGAAATTCAGAAGGCAGGTTATTGGTTCGGGGATAGCAACGCAAAATTATGA
- a CDS encoding very short patch repair endonuclease has protein sequence MSRIRSCENATTEIRLIQLFRIHKIKGWRRNQRLPGKPDFVFPKSRLAVFVDGCFWHGCPRCYRRPLSNQQYWDAKILRNRQRDVDVKRCLKNSAGVLFVFGHTSLRSQRARLLAFVCILSRLWGAFLLHAPRLKAVKNVMFVL, from the coding sequence ATGTCGCGCATTCGGAGTTGTGAAAACGCAACCACCGAGATTCGTCTTATTCAACTTTTTCGAATCCACAAAATCAAAGGCTGGAGGCGAAACCAAAGACTTCCTGGTAAACCTGATTTTGTCTTCCCTAAAAGTCGTCTCGCTGTATTCGTTGACGGTTGTTTTTGGCATGGTTGCCCTCGCTGTTATCGCCGTCCTCTTTCAAACCAACAATATTGGGACGCGAAAATTCTTCGAAACCGCCAGCGAGACGTTGACGTGAAAAGGTGCCTAAAAAACTCGGCTGGCGTGTTGTTCGTATTTGGGCACACGAGCTTAAGAAGCCAGCGCGCGCGCTTGCTCGCATTCGTTTGTATCTTGAGCCGTCTTTGGGGAGCGTTCCTTCTGCACGCACCCCGCCTAAAGGCAGTTAAAAATGTGATGTTCGTGTTATAG
- the glmS gene encoding glutamine--fructose-6-phosphate transaminase (isomerizing), producing the protein MCGIIGYVGFKEAAPVLLDGLRRLEYRGYDSAGLAVLGEQLEIRKKAGKIDEGLARLVQTAPPQGSNGIGHTRWATHGPPTDANSHPHTDASGRIVVVHNGVIENYALLKNRLQLAGHKFLSETDTEVLAHLIGWHYQARRGSSGDLHPLAQAVADALREVIGTYGIAVLCADHPGLIVGARRGSPLIVGLGQGEHFLASDSAALVAHTRDVIYLQDHDLVLLTPQRHEVHRLQGEASRVEISRLEFDTAAAERGAFPHFMLKEIFEQPQTVRNALRGRLDPEEATARFGGLNLSPGELREFDQVVMLACGTSWHAALLGEYLMEELAHLPVEVEYASEFRYRNAPINKHTLVLAITQSGETADTLAGLREARRRGHKVLSICNVVGSTIAREADGGIYLHAGPEIGVAATKTFTAQVTVLTLLAVLLGRMRMLGAAHARRLLAALEAIPAQMQTVLQLREQVRRIAHRFAQAEDFFFLGRQFNFPVALEGALKLKEISYIHAEGYPAAEMKHGPIAMIDERTPTVILAPHDSLYEKTVANLEEIKARRGPIIAIGTEGDTTLAQKADEVLLLPRAPECLWPLLAVLPLQLLAYDIAVARGCDVDKPRNLAKSVTVE; encoded by the coding sequence ATGTGCGGCATCATTGGTTATGTGGGGTTCAAGGAGGCGGCACCCGTGCTCCTGGACGGACTGCGGCGCCTGGAATACCGCGGCTACGACAGCGCCGGCCTGGCGGTCCTGGGCGAACAACTCGAAATCCGCAAAAAAGCCGGCAAGATTGACGAAGGCCTGGCCCGCCTCGTGCAAACAGCCCCTCCCCAGGGCAGCAACGGCATCGGCCACACCCGCTGGGCCACTCACGGCCCCCCCACCGATGCCAACTCCCATCCCCACACAGACGCCTCCGGCCGCATCGTCGTCGTCCACAACGGCGTCATCGAAAATTACGCCCTCCTCAAAAACCGCCTCCAGCTCGCCGGCCACAAGTTTCTTTCGGAGACCGATACCGAAGTGCTGGCGCACCTCATTGGCTGGCATTATCAGGCCCGGCGCGGCTCCAGCGGCGACCTCCACCCCCTGGCCCAGGCCGTGGCCGATGCCCTCCGCGAAGTCATCGGCACCTACGGCATCGCCGTGCTCTGCGCCGATCATCCCGGCCTCATCGTGGGCGCGCGCCGCGGCTCGCCCCTGATTGTGGGCCTGGGGCAGGGCGAGCACTTCCTGGCCAGCGACTCCGCCGCCCTCGTCGCCCACACCCGCGACGTCATCTACCTGCAGGACCATGACCTCGTCCTCCTGACCCCCCAGCGCCATGAAGTCCACCGCCTCCAGGGCGAAGCCTCCCGCGTCGAAATCAGCCGCCTCGAATTCGACACCGCCGCCGCCGAACGCGGCGCGTTCCCCCACTTCATGCTCAAGGAAATCTTTGAGCAGCCCCAAACCGTCCGCAATGCCCTGCGCGGACGCCTGGACCCCGAAGAGGCCACCGCCCGCTTCGGCGGCCTGAACCTCAGCCCCGGCGAACTGCGCGAATTTGACCAGGTGGTCATGTTGGCCTGCGGCACCAGTTGGCACGCCGCCCTCCTGGGCGAGTACCTCATGGAAGAGCTGGCCCACCTGCCGGTGGAAGTCGAATACGCCAGCGAATTCCGCTACCGCAACGCCCCCATCAACAAACACACCCTCGTCCTGGCCATCACCCAGTCCGGCGAAACCGCCGACACCCTCGCCGGCCTCCGCGAAGCCCGCCGCCGCGGCCACAAAGTCCTCTCCATTTGCAACGTCGTCGGCAGCACCATCGCCCGCGAGGCCGACGGCGGCATCTACCTCCACGCCGGCCCGGAAATTGGCGTGGCCGCCACCAAAACCTTCACCGCCCAGGTCACCGTCCTCACCCTCCTGGCCGTCCTCCTGGGGCGCATGCGCATGCTGGGCGCCGCCCACGCCCGCCGCCTGCTGGCCGCCCTGGAAGCCATCCCCGCCCAGATGCAAACCGTCCTCCAACTGCGCGAACAAGTCCGCCGCATCGCCCACCGCTTTGCCCAGGCCGAAGACTTCTTCTTCCTGGGCCGCCAGTTCAACTTCCCCGTGGCCCTGGAAGGCGCCCTCAAACTCAAGGAAATCAGCTACATCCACGCCGAAGGCTACCCCGCCGCCGAAATGAAACATGGCCCCATCGCCATGATTGACGAACGCACCCCCACCGTCATCCTCGCCCCCCACGACAGCCTCTACGAAAAAACCGTCGCCAACCTCGAAGAAATCAAGGCCCGCCGCGGCCCCATCATCGCCATCGGCACCGAGGGCGACACCACCCTGGCCCAGAAAGCCGATGAAGTCCTCCTGCTCCCTCGCGCCCCCGAATGCCTCTGGCCCCTCCTGGCCGTCCTGCCCCTGCAGCTCCTGGCCTACGACATCGCCGTGGCCCGCGGCTGCGACGTGGACAAACCCCGCAACCTCGCCAAATCCGTCACCGTCGAATAA
- a CDS encoding DNA cytosine methyltransferase encodes MNTLEYTVIPQNRERIFMVALSCDHFAANHFEFPEPLPDGSLRSVREFLDLDQKAPECFYFKPSSKYYQMFAEAMASGGSDSIYQLRRNYVRKNMTGTCFTLMANMGDGGHNQPVIRDHWGIRKLTPRECARLQGYEDSWFKIPETLSKRQIYKQIGNSVTVPLVVRIAKRSLNACTIALKMI; translated from the coding sequence ATGAACACACTGGAATACACAGTGATCCCCCAAAACCGAGAGCGTATCTTTATGGTCGCATTAAGCTGTGACCATTTTGCAGCAAACCATTTCGAATTCCCAGAACCACTGCCAGACGGCTCACTGCGCAGTGTGCGCGAGTTTCTCGATTTAGACCAGAAAGCACCAGAGTGTTTTTACTTCAAGCCTTCCTCTAAATACTATCAGATGTTCGCCGAAGCTATGGCCTCAGGTGGAAGCGACTCGATATATCAACTGCGGCGAAACTACGTTAGGAAAAACATGACAGGCACGTGCTTTACGTTAATGGCCAACATGGGTGACGGAGGGCACAACCAGCCAGTAATTAGAGACCACTGGGGGATTCGAAAGCTGACCCCGCGCGAATGCGCACGCCTTCAAGGTTATGAGGACTCTTGGTTCAAAATTCCCGAGACACTCTCCAAGAGGCAAATATACAAGCAAATCGGCAACTCCGTCACAGTGCCGTTAGTTGTTCGCATAGCTAAAAGATCATTGAATGCATGCACAATTGCGCTTAAAATGATTTGA
- a CDS encoding type II toxin-antitoxin system VapC family toxin: protein MGAPGLFEDEPAAAAVEKLLAQAAAGRHKLLLSAVNWGEIYYNTMRKISQEAAEQMAREIAALPIEIVGVGDDLALVRQAAVFKAAHKMAYANGFAAALAKTKRPPSSPATPDSKLWKARLKLTG, encoded by the coding sequence CTGGGCGCTCCTGGCCTTTTTGAAGATGAACCGGCGGCGGCGGCGGTGGAAAAACTGCTGGCTCAGGCGGCGGCGGGGCGGCACAAGCTGCTGCTGAGCGCCGTGAACTGGGGCGAAATCTACTACAACACCATGCGCAAGATCTCCCAGGAGGCGGCGGAGCAAATGGCGCGCGAGATCGCTGCGCTTCCCATCGAGATTGTCGGTGTGGGCGACGATCTGGCCCTGGTGAGGCAGGCGGCGGTTTTCAAGGCCGCCCACAAAATGGCCTATGCCAACGGCTTTGCCGCCGCCCTGGCCAAAACCAAAAGGCCACCCTCGTCACCGGCGACCCCAGATTCAAAGCTTTGGAAAGCGAGGTTAAAATTAACTGGCTGA
- a CDS encoding XylR family transcriptional regulator, whose translation MVTVKNHRRQRPHVALIVETSLASGRAILRGVARYVRRHGPWALFYQPRSLEEAVPKWLRQWRGDGIIVRVQNRKIAEAVLAAGLPAVDVLGVVPGLPLPLVHVDDAQVARLAAAHLLERGFQHFGFFGIEGENWSHNREQAFVEAVLREGGSAQVYNLPRGVETFGSWEAVEDDLAAWITRLPKPAGLMVCSDQRGPLLLEACRRAGVAVPDELTIIGVDNDEPLCEVCNPPLSSVVPNHEQVGYEAAALLERLMAGQAPPEKPVLVAPAGVVTRLSSDTLAIEDRQVAAALRLIREHACEGLKVNALARQVGLSRTVLQRRFRAVLRKSVHQLIIEARLKRAQDLIVNTDLPMIEIAERCGFKHVEYLCAVFKQRLGMPPRQLRRPQKPTPART comes from the coding sequence ATGGTTACGGTTAAAAACCACCGCCGCCAGCGCCCGCATGTGGCCCTGATTGTGGAGACCTCCCTGGCCTCGGGGCGGGCCATTTTGCGGGGGGTGGCGCGGTATGTGCGCCGGCACGGGCCGTGGGCCTTGTTCTACCAACCCCGCAGCCTGGAGGAGGCGGTGCCCAAGTGGCTGCGGCAATGGCGGGGTGACGGCATCATTGTGCGGGTGCAGAACCGCAAAATTGCGGAGGCCGTCCTGGCCGCGGGCCTGCCGGCGGTGGACGTCCTGGGCGTGGTGCCGGGGCTGCCCCTGCCCCTGGTGCATGTGGACGACGCCCAGGTGGCCCGCCTGGCCGCCGCCCACCTGCTGGAACGTGGTTTTCAGCACTTTGGCTTTTTCGGCATCGAGGGCGAGAACTGGTCGCACAACCGCGAGCAGGCGTTTGTGGAGGCGGTGCTGCGAGAGGGCGGCAGCGCCCAGGTGTATAATTTGCCGCGGGGGGTGGAGACATTTGGCTCGTGGGAGGCGGTGGAGGACGACCTGGCGGCGTGGATTACCCGCCTGCCCAAGCCCGCCGGCCTCATGGTCTGCTCCGACCAGCGCGGCCCCCTGCTGTTGGAAGCCTGCCGCCGCGCCGGCGTGGCCGTGCCCGATGAACTCACCATCATCGGCGTGGACAATGACGAGCCGCTCTGCGAGGTCTGCAATCCCCCGCTCTCCAGCGTGGTGCCCAATCACGAACAGGTGGGCTACGAGGCCGCCGCCCTGCTCGAACGCCTCATGGCCGGCCAGGCCCCGCCGGAAAAACCCGTGCTCGTGGCGCCGGCGGGAGTGGTCACGCGGCTTTCGAGCGACACCCTGGCCATCGAGGACCGCCAGGTGGCGGCGGCGCTGCGGCTCATCCGCGAGCACGCCTGCGAAGGGCTGAAAGTCAATGCCCTGGCCCGGCAGGTGGGGTTGTCGCGCACGGTGTTGCAGCGGCGATTCCGCGCCGTGCTGCGCAAATCGGTGCATCAGCTCATCATCGAGGCGCGCTTGAAACGCGCCCAGGATTTGATTGTGAACACGGATTTGCCGATGATTGAAATTGCCGAGCGCTGCGGATTCAAGCACGTGGAATACCTGTGCGCCGTCTTCAAACAACGCCTGGGCATGCCCCCCCGCCAGCTCCGCCGCCCCCAAAAACCAACCCCCGCCCGCACCTGA
- a CDS encoding DUF6339 family protein — MKELTLFKETFVNSLRGSVRQNLNNYYSDTIWVSDQVPKNQLILTSFELKDTLEFVEPADGDLKDIENAIRIHKAMPHLTPLQARDPRLWTRLTHDEGWSYMRKRWPADKYREDVNKAVKFIESRYFITQAQGRALLRNGIARLWWTASLSHDPARDNPYELTAILLSRLDITQQILERGIGRSRQVLVGF; from the coding sequence ATGAAAGAGCTTACATTATTTAAGGAAACGTTTGTGAACAGCCTGCGAGGGAGCGTGCGGCAAAATTTGAACAATTACTATTCAGATACTATTTGGGTATCCGACCAAGTACCGAAGAACCAGCTTATTCTGACCTCATTCGAGTTAAAAGACACACTTGAGTTTGTGGAACCGGCCGATGGCGACCTCAAAGACATTGAAAATGCCATTCGTATTCACAAAGCCATGCCGCACCTTACGCCGCTGCAAGCTCGAGATCCCCGCCTATGGACCCGGCTGACGCATGATGAAGGATGGTCTTATATGCGAAAGCGCTGGCCGGCAGACAAGTATAGGGAAGACGTAAACAAGGCGGTCAAGTTCATCGAGTCGCGATATTTTATCACCCAGGCACAGGGCAGGGCACTACTGAGGAACGGCATTGCCCGTTTGTGGTGGACAGCCAGCCTGTCCCACGATCCTGCACGCGACAATCCATATGAACTCACGGCAATATTATTGTCTAGACTGGACATTACGCAGCAGATTTTGGAGCGTGGAATTGGCCGTTCGCGGCAAGTATTGGTTGGTTTTTAG